Within the Cydia pomonella isolate Wapato2018A chromosome 3, ilCydPomo1, whole genome shotgun sequence genome, the region TACCCCCTCGTAGCCTAGAGGTTCAGGGTGTTAGCCAAGTAAGCTGAGCTGTTCTAATCCGGACTCCGCCACTGGAGTGCTTGGTcaatttttctttagtgtatggcatctattttcagtttataatgtatGGAGCATATAAAACTACGCGAGATTTTCCTTAAACTTTACTTTTCTTACTAAtacataaggtagaagtactagtgctcgacgctacactagtcaccgacatgggcactttatttcatggaaatataggttaaatttgaacaacaaagatttttctgtattcgaacttaatccttgtcactttgacataaagtgcccatgtcgagtactagtgcagcgtcgagcactagtacttctaccttaactCAGAATTACAGATTAAGACAAATGATTAATAGCTACTTAAGGCTTTTAGctcactctcattttaaaacgactagctattttgctctgaaactttgtacataaataaataaatataaatattataaatattataggacattattacacaaattgactaagtcccacagtaagctcaataaggcttgtgttgagggtacttagacaacgatatatataatatataattatttataaatacttaaatacatagaaaacacccatgactcagggacaaatatccatgctcatcacacgaatacatgcccttaccgggatttgaacccgggaccatcggcttcataggcagggtcactaccaacgaggccagacaggtcgtcttaacatacaataggataaggtatatctatgcctgtaattgtaattagtttatgtagctttagACACAATACTTGAAAAATACagtaaatttaagtttttcatacaaaacttgtttttgttctagtttgttttataagctggagctatataaactaattacaggcatagatatacttcACGTCATCGTAATtcgtatgtgcaaagtttcattaccaTCCAACGTGTAGTTTTAAATTGAGAATGAAACTCCCGATTTTATGGGAAGGTTTTGGGCGAGCTTGCTGTGGACTCTTAATAATAAAGGTTGTTATATATAttcattttgaacacctcggCTGCTTAGCAATGTTGTTGACTGAACTGTGCGCAGTAAaagcaataaaatctaaaattatgtaagtagaATAGAACTGACACAGCAGAATCTGATAGACTTTATATATTACAATCCTAATATCACCcatgttattaaattataggaacgggacttaatcgcgtattgagttttaaatttacctctgaCGTTTCAGGCTCACCATTGTCCCCATGGTCTTGGAGAAGACTGGAAGAAGTTGATGTCTACTTTAGCCAGTCtactccgagaccatggggacaacggcATCATCCAAACGTcagaagtaaatttaaaaaccaTGTTATGTACAAACtttgtacaaaattttacatCACAATACCAATatacaatagggaccgtgcatgttggagggtctgccatcttgtggcttgaatcggaaccataaacatgtacatttacacgtcacgtgtattcttgtgcatagtaggttctgccatcttgtgggctacatcggaacaataaacatcacatttacacctcgcgccaaaagtctgacagctcctgtgctgcctcctacagttcatgcacgctccctataccgcGAAACACAATAATTCGTTATCTGCCTTTCTACCACTCTTTTATATTTAAGGATAGGATAGGATAGGATTTTGTTTGCACGCCTGGATGCAtcaataacatatttattagtaacaaattatctatgaaaacttaaggcacagtatgtataagttactctatggtttacgataagTGCTAGTGCTGCAGTCTGGCTGGTAGAATACCCCCTTTAAAGTCATTTTAAAGCCAGGTAGTGGTAATactgataacaataaaaacaatgtttttcCACTTGACTTTAGTGATAAGCAATAGCTACCATATGACACATCATATTTTTGAGGTACCTACCCTGTATATGCTGGGGTTGCAACCCTTTGCTATCAATTATGTACCTTTCCTTGTcaattgtgttttatttttctaatatgTAACATTTATTACTAGATTTATGCAgtaatccaaaaaaatataatgtttatttgaTGCTTCTTTTAGGGAAAATTACAAGTAACTTAGTGACACCAGACCTATATCTGACACTTAATTTTTTATCCAAGAAAATAGAAGGAAGCCCATGTCTTGATATGACAACATAGCTGCAAAGATAAAGTTTTAATATGAGTGAACccataatttgaataaaatgtatgatgtTAACTCAAATTACAAATCTGAGTTTATTtgactaaaaagtaaaaaaaagtaattttaatctttatttttatgatggcacaaagtgttttcattatttaaaactttattgcacataaaaaaaggACAAAAGGTGAATTTAATTCTGCATGGTACCTGCAACAACCATTGTTCAATGTTCTGCGTCAGAAagttaatactttattttaaccccttttaaatattttatacactaAATGCATGGTCCTGGTTTTTTGACATGGTTCACTAAGAGTATGAAATATAATACTGtaataagtttaattaacaAGCATGCAGTTTATTTAAGGGCATGCTAATATGTTAATTGGTcactattcaattcaataaaacaaaaccgAATTGTTCTTATTCCTAACTTCTGAGTAGCCTTCAAATCTTCAAATCACATTATTGCTCTTATTGCATGAtggtacaaaaaaataaagttcaTGACTTCATACTAAAAAGTTTTCTGAAACAGACAACACAAACTCCCAAGACTCAGCCTTTGATATTTATCTCTGATGTATGTATATGAGTCAAAATGTCAGTTTCCACTTCTTTTCGTCCAAAGTCTTGAAACCTTCGTAAACTATAATTGGTATATCATGAGAACAATGAACTACATCACATCAGTGGCAGTTTGGCCTGTTGAAACAACCTGTAATTCTGCAAGTGCAGCAATAACTTCATTAACACAATGTAATAGACCGTAATCTGACATCTGTTACATTATCAGTAGAACTGCATTACATTTGTAAACAAATCGTCAAAATCCTTGACTTACTCAACAGCACAATGACATATGTTGTACCTACAGACAAAAAGGTTGCAAGTGTCAGGGACGCAAATAAACAAGAAAATCGGAGCAGTGGACAAGTGCAGCGGGCAAGCGCTCGTAGCGCTCCCGGCCTGCTGCCAATGCCAACTGACTGCTCCATGTATTGTCAAGCACGCATGGCGACCACTAACACTGCTCAACGTTTGCAACAGCCTCAATTTCCTTCCAAGTTGTTACTAACTAGGAAAAAAGGTAAGAATACAACCTAAGAAGGGTTTTTCTTCGGCAGGAGCTGATGAATCGCTCAAATACCATGAAAGATTAACCTTCATGGATCTGCCGACAGTCAAAATATCCCTTTGATATGTACCATGCCTAGACTTATCATACATAAAAACTTACCTCAGCAAATTTTAGGCATTAAACTGGTGTGCACTGCGGCGGAATATCACGAAATTCGAGTAATTTTCACGATAAATAAGGACTGAAAACAGAAAAAGAGCCTACCTCACCGTTCGGTGTCAATTTAACCGATGTTGCTgtagtaaaaatgttttttttttgttactatgaTACCAGATTGAATGTTTTTTTACGAGGAGGTTggacgaataaaaaaatattctacgttttttttttgttataattcaTTACACGTATTTCACtacttgtaatttttaattatattttagtagtttatgtgGACAAGAAATGAAAATTGatgagattttttaaatataaaatctgTTCAACGCTATAATTGCGCCAAATTGAAACCTTGTTTTATATCaaaagagtagtataatatataggacattaatatcagtaaagtgccaattacatccacactttatcatcCTACCGCGGTCCAGGAGTCCTACGGggtcctaccgcgaaaaccgaaaattgtaaattgcggggatctttctcttttactctcgctaagatgtaattagagcgcgagaaaaatgcccgcaattaacgaacttcgattttcgcggttatagtaGCCCAGATCCGATTTCAttcaaagaatatttttccgtttcaccaaatattagcacatcgtttacaatatttgaaatgtaaaaaaatggttcacaTGCAAAAAGTTCCGAGAAACGATAACGATTATCGGCTcaaaatcgggaagtgtggatgtaattggctctTAAGGATAGGATTTTATTAAAGCCTCATTCGCACGAGCACTTTTACAACGCGCGCGCGTCAAAAGCGTTCCTATGATACAAGTGGATATGGATACCCGTGTattctatagggaccgtgcgcgttggagggtctgccatcttgtggcctgaatctgAACGATACACATGTACATGTACATGTGTATTTGtccctatagggagcgtgcataaactgtaggaggcagcatatgagccgtcagatttttggcgcgaggcgtaattAATCAAAATTATTGATAATAGCCATTTGTGCTGCGAGAAggcgaaaaagtaaaaaatatatatataatagtacattccTTGATTGCACATGTAAACCAGGCATTAAGGTTTAAGTACATTATGGAAGTTTACATGTATGGCAAGCGTCAGGAACGCAGTAATGCGGTAAAGGGAGCAagcgatattgctatctcattccaccgcatagctgcatCCCTTGAGGCTTACCGAGGCTTGTCACGCATGTTAAGTCCAGTCCAGACGggacaattgtattttttggtcAGACAGAATCACGAAGTTCCAAATGCTCAATTAGATTAACGCCCAACGCTTAACTCTACGTCGATAATCCAATAATGCTCGATCAAAAAGCGCTGCGCTTAAAAACCGCCTTCGTGTGAATATGCAGGGGCCAGAGGGGCGTATAAACCTCCTTAGGGCCAAGGGGGACATGGCCCCGGGGCAGCAGACTGCGAAGGACGGCGCtggggctataaccgcgaaaatcgaagttcgtcaattgcgggcatttttctctttcactctaattaattacatattagTGAGAGTTAAAGACAAAGATCCCcgaatttgcgaatttcgattttcgcggtaggcccctggTAGGCGCACGCagttatgcgttagagggagcaagcgATATTGCTACCTCATTCCAATTCCACCCTGCGTCTCTGACGCTTGGTAAGCCTCAAACAAATTAgcaattgtataaaataggtaattttacattggaattagttatttattaccgAGAGcaagtatttattacaattatttttaattctataCAACTTTTCAATTTAGAAAATTATAGATGTAATCAGTTTCTGAACTGGACTTCCGTAAGAACGcggtaaatattttgttatgttgGTAAGGTTATTGATTTCATAGCGTTTGCTTCTATCTCATTTGTTCATGCATAATTTCTTATTCTATCTCTGTCTTCGCTGGCCAAGATGCCATTGACCTGCCAACAACAGTTATTTATTCTCGCCTCTGATTGGTTGTTCAAGTGGTAGGGATGAATCATTGCAAAAAAAAGCGCGTCTCTTTGGTCATTACCAACATAACAAACCGTTTCGCGCCGACTCATCACGCATTTCCTTTCTTTCTTCTGCATTTGGCATTCAGTGTTGAAGGTCGTGTACGGACCTTAGTTTTTAGTTTATCGTTAATTTAGCAGTTAGCTAAAACTTAAGTCATGGCCAATAACGACAATTTTGCACAAGACGTGACCGATAATCAATTAAATGGAAATGCAGAGAACGGTGGAGGTGATAACGGACAACAAGATAATGGTAGCGAAGCCCCGGGACGCGATGACGACAGGTATATTGATTTTTACTTTACACCGgcttatttgtaattttactgTGTTCTGTTTGTACATTACTATACATTTTTAGTAGCAGCggtaaaagtaaagtataaatTAGCTTTATAATATTCCTTTCAGTATACGATCTTTGCCCGCCGCAATGGCGTCGATCCCGGCTTCATTCGAATCCATTGTAATCCTCTTTACGTTTTCAAAATTTTGCGTTTTTATCCTTACAGTTCGATCTTCGCAATGTAAATTTATTCCTAGATGTCATAGTTTTCATTGGAAGTAAGTTTCAGACTACTTTTGTCAGAATGTCCATTATCTCGGAAGGCAAGGCGCGTGAGTAAAATGGCGTCGCATTTGCGCGTCGCTTGCACCCGGCACCGGTTTCTTGTTATCGATTTGTCCGTCGGCTATGAAAATGGTAATTGTATATGCGGTTGGTCGTGTAATTTGTGTCGAGCTGTTACTAATAGTCGCGGAACGGTCGGGTACTTGCAAGATTTTAAATCGGTGCTAGCTCGGGCGTCGCCGGCGGGTAGGCCCGGACCGGCGGCGCCCGCGGTCAGTTTGGGGCGCGACTAACGCTCTGTCTCTCTGCAGGTGTGAGCCTGCGTCGCCGCCGCAGCTGTCGCCGAGGAAACGATGGTATTTACATTGCTGCTGGGCTCACACTAAAGTAAAACACGACCAAACTGACTAGATTGATCTGGCCACTTAACTTTGGGCCTCGTTCTCTCTTGCCAATTTCAAATCTTGCGATATCACTGTAACATCTTGTTTCATTTTTTTGTTGTCATAATGTTAAATTTCCAGATTCCTAATTTTAACTTACAGGTTCACAATTTGTTTTGCTGCAGTGCTTGGAGTTTgttttttgaacaaaaatagtAGCTGTAAAGTACTGTAAACAAGTACTGCATTAGTTTTAATTCTAaactttaatgtttaataataagtcaGTTTCTGAATCGAGACAATAACTCTTGATGTCAGTTTCGTGTTTTTAATGCTATTTTAATCTTCACAGAAAACTGTTTGTTGGAGGATTGAGCTGGGAAACCACAGACAGTAAGCATCTTTCATTTTCATTCATATGAtattattctaaatttaaaatgatgATCTCATTCAGTTCTGCTTCTGATATGTCATTGAAGAAAACTTTACCCACATTCCTGAGTTATATAAATACTTGAGTATGCCAGCTACTCAACTTTGGATGATTccttactatttattttatattttcagagGAATTACGTGATCACTTCAGTGCATATGGTGAGATTGATAGCATCAATGTCAAGACAGACCCCAACACTGGCCGATCACGAGGCTTTGCCTTCATCGTTTTCAAGGCACCTGATTCCATCGACAAGGTTATGGCTGCCGGAGACCACACAATCAACAACAAGAAAGTAGACCCAAAGAAGGCGAAAGCGAGACATGGAAAGATTTTTGTTGGAGGTCTCAGTAGTGAAATCTCAGATGATGAAATCAAGAGCTTCTTTGGCAACTTTGGAACGGTAAGTTCATTGCTTCTTTGATTTTATAGCAACTGGCCTTAATATTAACTACTGATATTAAAAGACTGATCTTAGTATTTATTGATTGTGATGAAAACTCCGGAATtggtgagaaaaaaaaaaacattctagaCAACTACTGAAGATAAAACCGGGCCACTGAGTACAACAATTAAACATATTGGGGAAACTGATCAAAATGCAGATGTAAAATGAGCTTTTCTTTTTCAGATCATTGAAGTGGAAATGCCTTTTGATAAGACTAAGAACCAAAGAAAAGGATTCTGTTTCATCACCTTTGAGTCTGAGCAGGTTGTTAATGAACTTCTCAAGACTCCCAAACAGACCATCGGTGGAAAGGAGGtaagaattatttttgttttgaacaCTCGGTTCCAGCTTGTCTCAATGGTTTTCttatgtacttatattaaaatgatgattttattCAGTTCTGCTTCTGAAATTTCATTGAAGCAAGCTTTTACCCACATTCCTGAGTCAGTAATGTATTAAGAGTTTATCGTTGTGCAGTAGGTGGGCATTTTCCTTATTGACGTAATTCCCCAGGTGGACGTGAAGAGGGCGACGCCCAAGCCCGACGGGCCCGGCGGCATGAcggggcgcggcgggcgcggcgggcggggctcgcgcggcgggcgcggcggccgcggcggcTACGGCGGCCAGGGCGCCTGGGGCAACCAGGGCTACGGCGGCTACGGCTACGGCCAGGGTGGCTACGGCGGCGGCTACGACGGCTACGGCTACGGCGGTTACGGCTACGACGGCTACGGGGGCTACGGCGGTTACGATTACTCCGGATACCCCAATTACGGTAAACGCGGCAAGCAGAACTAGATTATTAGCGACCCACCGCTAGCCTGCTCACCGACACATTACCTCGACTGATGTTACCTGATCCTTAGGATGTAAATGTAGAGTAAGGCTGCCTCCGGGCGCGCTAGGTTAACGTTGCACGCGGGGCGACTCCGTCCTTGAGATGCCTATTTACCTTGTAATGTATATCTTACATTTGATtcgaagcgatcgacatcacgTGAACTTTAGCTATATATGTTAGTgtgtagaaaatatttatttttctattataactatttacttttaatattcTATCGAGATAATGTGTAGTTGAATGTTGTCGGGGTGACAGTATATATCTGAATATAACCATGGGTTGATCTAATATTTTTGAGTATTTAGGAATTCATCATTTCATATAACTTGTTTGcgattcattttaattttgcatatcTGTTTAGTTGGAGGATAATATTAGCATCACTGTTGGCACACTGTCTCGGCGCCGTGTATACTGTCCGCGTGCTTGAGGTGTATGTGAGGTGTAGGCTTGTAGCAAACCCGAGGACCATTGTCATCGTCTCGTTCATCGGGTTACTATCTGTACATATGTTACCCGCCTtatgttttataagttttatttgtaatacCACTTTTGACATATGTAGCAATGTCGCTcgagtttttattttcttttggtATTTAGTTTTTACCTAACACTCTCGCCACATGCTACATCTGGGAATTGGGGTAATATATGGAGAGACATTGTGAAAGTGATAAAGATATGATGAAGCTTTTAATAAAGCACTGTTACAAAAATTCTCAATGTGTTTCCATATATCACCCCCGTCCCTCCCGCACCCCCCGCGGCGCCACCAACACCACTCATCGGCTAACTTCATACTAACAGCACACTGGACTAGCGACTAGGAGCACTAACTAGACACCGCAGGGATAGGTCAGACCGAGCTAACTAGACTATTCTTGAGTATTAGACAAGTGGAGTGGAAGGAATCGGTGCGAATAGAGCGAGTGTGAGTATGGTAGGGTCGAGCGGCACTAGCACTAATGGCATTGTGTTGGGCAGACTACGGCGGGTACGGAGGGTACGAGGGCGGCTACGGCGCGCGCACGGCTCCGCGCGGGAAAGGTATCCACCGATCCCATAGTTCATGCACCGACCGTTTGTTGCCTACTAGTACTACACCACCGGCTTGTACGCTACTAATTCGTTCACTGATCTCCCACTCTTCACTAGTCTTGAAGGCATCCAGTAGATACGTGTTTGTGTTGTAGTCTTGTCTGTCCGGCTTCCATATAACGTACCGTAGCATAGTctcataatttaaataaaataccgtTTTCTAACACAAGTCTATTTTGATACAATCATATGATAGTTCGCTTTTTGCATGGCCTCGATCACTAGTATCACTACACGGACTAGTGACGGCACACGGAGCTTTTCATCTG harbors:
- the LOC133515719 gene encoding RNA-binding protein squid isoform X1 codes for the protein MANNDNFAQDVTDNQLNGNAENGGGDNGQQDNGSEAPGRDDDRKLFVGGLSWETTDKELRDHFSAYGEIDSINVKTDPNTGRSRGFAFIVFKAPDSIDKVMAAGDHTINNKKVDPKKAKARHGKIFVGGLSSEISDDEIKSFFGNFGTIIEVEMPFDKTKNQRKGFCFITFESEQVVNELLKTPKQTIGGKEVDVKRATPKPDGPGGMTGRGGRGGRGSRGGRGGRGGYGGQGAWGNQGYGGYGYGQGGYGGGYDGYGYGGYGYDGYGGYGGYDYSGYPNYDYGGYGGYEGGYGARTAPRGKAGYQGGKQRGGGGGRANQRHQPY
- the LOC133515719 gene encoding RNA-binding protein squid isoform X2, with protein sequence MANNDNFAQDVTDNQLNGNAENGGGDNGQQDNGSEAPGRDDDRKLFVGGLSWETTDKELRDHFSAYGEIDSINVKTDPNTGRSRGFAFIVFKAPDSIDKVMAAGDHTINNKKVDPKKAKARHGKIFVGGLSSEISDDEIKSFFGNFGTIIEVEMPFDKTKNQRKGFCFITFESEQVVNELLKTPKQTIGGKEVDVKRATPKPDGPGGMTGRGGRGGRGSRGGRGGRGGYGGQGAWGNQGYGGYGYGQGGYGGGYDGYGYGGYGYDGYGGYGGYDYSGYPNYAGYQGGKQRGGGGGRANQRHQPY